In the genome of Nitrospira japonica, one region contains:
- a CDS encoding ATP-binding cassette domain-containing protein, with product MEETVPRCDAPIVRVSGFVKRYRRHEAVSGVELTVRKGEIYGLIGPDGAGKSSLMKAIAGVLSYESGSVEVFGVTVDSERAAEAVKPHLGFLPQGLGLNLYPELTVEENIDFFARVRLASEERLREDKARLLAMTRLDRFRDRATKHLSGGMKQKLALICTLIHGPELAILDEPTTGVDPVSRRDFWAILAEWLEAKGMTALVSTAYMDEAIRFHRLSFMSKGRMLTAGSPSEIRSLAKGLVVTFESNPQSDAVERLKTRYSQVETLGSSIHVFAPETEAPAALAEIKKTLGELPIEHVHIDDPELEDVVVSLLLRERNDQPDAQAALREGFATGQFDGLAIEARELVRDFGDFRAVDQVSFAVKAGEIFGLLGANGAGKTTVIKMLTGILPPTGGQGWVAGADMRQAGGAIKERIGYMSQAFSLYLDLTVVENIRLFAGIYGLNRKDTNQRMAWIIDMAGLSGYEFDRTGGLPMGVRQRLALGCALVHQPRVLFLDEPTSGVDPIGRRRFWKILSHLVRTEAVAILITTHYMSEAEHCDRLGLMYAGRLVAEGSPAELKRQLVQETGPLLEITTDQPGHALAQLTKRGLSNMTWAGSRIHLLSHDPVQDEARIRTALADCGIAVQGIRTKQPSLEDVFVSRVRALEQAASEAR from the coding sequence ATGGAAGAAACCGTCCCGCGTTGCGATGCCCCGATCGTTCGCGTCTCAGGATTCGTCAAGCGCTACAGGCGTCACGAGGCCGTGAGCGGGGTGGAACTTACGGTTAGGAAGGGTGAGATTTACGGTCTGATCGGACCGGACGGCGCGGGGAAAAGCAGTTTGATGAAGGCTATCGCTGGCGTGCTGTCCTATGAAAGCGGCAGCGTGGAAGTCTTCGGCGTCACAGTCGATTCCGAGCGGGCGGCAGAAGCCGTAAAGCCTCATCTTGGCTTTCTCCCGCAGGGATTGGGGTTGAACCTGTATCCGGAACTCACGGTCGAAGAAAATATCGACTTCTTCGCACGAGTGAGACTGGCCTCGGAGGAACGGCTGCGGGAAGACAAGGCCCGGTTGCTGGCGATGACCAGGCTGGACCGATTTCGTGATCGGGCGACGAAGCACCTTTCGGGCGGCATGAAACAGAAGCTTGCTTTGATCTGCACCCTGATTCATGGACCTGAACTGGCTATTCTGGACGAGCCGACTACGGGCGTAGACCCCGTCTCGCGACGGGATTTCTGGGCTATTCTGGCGGAATGGTTGGAAGCCAAGGGAATGACGGCACTGGTGTCCACCGCCTACATGGATGAGGCGATCCGATTTCACAGACTGTCATTCATGTCAAAAGGCCGAATGTTGACGGCGGGCAGCCCCTCTGAGATTCGATCCTTGGCCAAAGGACTGGTCGTGACCTTCGAGTCGAACCCCCAATCGGACGCGGTCGAACGGCTCAAGACACGCTATTCACAAGTGGAAACACTTGGCTCTTCCATCCACGTCTTTGCACCGGAGACGGAGGCCCCAGCGGCACTCGCCGAGATCAAAAAGACCCTGGGGGAACTGCCTATCGAACATGTTCATATCGATGATCCTGAATTGGAGGATGTCGTCGTGTCGTTGTTGCTGCGGGAACGAAATGACCAGCCCGACGCCCAAGCCGCGCTTCGTGAGGGTTTCGCAACGGGTCAATTCGACGGCCTCGCCATCGAAGCGCGGGAGCTCGTCCGGGACTTCGGAGATTTTCGGGCGGTGGATCAAGTGAGTTTTGCAGTGAAGGCCGGAGAAATTTTCGGACTGCTCGGTGCCAACGGAGCCGGGAAGACCACCGTCATCAAGATGCTCACAGGCATCCTGCCTCCCACGGGTGGTCAAGGATGGGTGGCCGGCGCTGACATGCGGCAAGCGGGCGGCGCGATCAAAGAACGCATCGGGTACATGTCGCAGGCCTTCTCTCTCTATCTTGATCTGACGGTCGTCGAGAACATCAGGCTCTTCGCCGGAATCTACGGTTTGAATCGGAAGGACACGAACCAGCGTATGGCCTGGATCATCGACATGGCGGGACTCAGCGGCTATGAATTTGATCGCACGGGAGGGCTGCCGATGGGTGTGCGCCAGCGGCTTGCGCTGGGATGCGCACTTGTCCACCAACCACGAGTGTTGTTTCTGGATGAACCGACTTCCGGAGTCGATCCCATCGGTCGGCGCCGGTTCTGGAAGATTCTCTCACACCTGGTTCGCACGGAAGCCGTGGCAATCCTCATCACGACTCATTACATGAGCGAAGCGGAACATTGCGACCGGCTGGGGCTTATGTATGCGGGACGCCTGGTCGCGGAGGGTTCTCCCGCGGAGTTGAAGCGACAGCTCGTGCAGGAAACCGGTCCGCTGCTAGAGATCACGACGGACCAACCAGGACACGCGCTGGCCCAACTGACGAAGAGGGGCCTGTCGAATATGACTTGGGCCGGATCAAGAATCCACCTCTTGTCGCATGATCCGGTCCAGGATGAAGCCAGGATCCGAACCGCGCTCGCCGATTGCGGCATCGCCGTGCAAGGTATTCGGACAAAGCAACCGAGCCTGGAAGACGTGTTCGTGTCGCGCGTCCGCGCCTTGGAACAGGCGGCATCGGAGGCCCGATAG
- a CDS encoding HlyD family secretion protein, with the protein MKISRTYLVLVLGAALVGVSGYVLARFIGQGSLPDGLIQANGRIEGDHVTVASKFPGRIVELHAREGAKVTKGAVLIRLDDVQMRAKVDQAARLVDTESAQVEAAHTQLAVLNLEVPLSIEAASAKVASANAAVAKARAVEYEARQDVGRMRALIREQAVSQQQLDQAEARWKVAVTEISVAKASLDHATKELGQAELGWQRIRAKEAEVAALERQRDQADAALAEARSILQDLTIVAPADGTVTTRMVDVGEVVAGGAPLLELVDLDKLYLQVYVPEVQIGKIGLDLPARIYTDAFPDQPFEATVRYIASKAEFTPKEVQTPDERVKLIYAVRLYVKDNPEHRLTPGLPADAIIRWMDNAAWVRPR; encoded by the coding sequence ATGAAGATCTCTCGGACGTATCTCGTCCTCGTACTCGGCGCGGCCCTTGTGGGTGTTTCGGGTTACGTGCTCGCCCGCTTCATCGGACAAGGCAGTTTGCCCGACGGGCTGATTCAAGCGAACGGTCGCATCGAAGGCGATCACGTTACAGTGGCCAGTAAATTTCCCGGACGGATCGTCGAACTCCACGCTCGAGAAGGGGCCAAGGTGACAAAGGGCGCCGTCCTCATCCGACTGGATGATGTACAGATGCGGGCCAAAGTCGATCAGGCGGCCCGCCTGGTCGATACGGAGTCGGCGCAGGTCGAGGCAGCTCACACCCAGCTTGCCGTATTGAATTTGGAGGTGCCACTGAGCATCGAAGCCGCATCGGCGAAAGTGGCGAGCGCAAATGCGGCGGTCGCGAAAGCCCGCGCGGTCGAGTACGAAGCACGGCAGGACGTCGGGCGCATGCGGGCTCTCATCCGGGAGCAGGCCGTCTCACAACAGCAACTAGACCAAGCCGAGGCCAGGTGGAAAGTCGCGGTCACCGAGATTTCGGTCGCGAAGGCTTCGCTGGATCATGCGACGAAAGAGCTGGGGCAGGCCGAGTTGGGGTGGCAACGGATCCGAGCCAAAGAAGCCGAGGTGGCCGCGTTGGAACGACAACGGGATCAAGCAGATGCCGCACTCGCCGAAGCACGGAGCATCTTGCAGGATCTCACAATCGTGGCGCCGGCCGATGGGACGGTGACCACGCGCATGGTGGATGTCGGTGAAGTAGTGGCAGGCGGCGCGCCATTGCTCGAATTGGTCGATCTGGACAAGTTGTACCTCCAAGTCTATGTCCCGGAGGTACAGATCGGAAAGATCGGTCTTGATTTGCCCGCTCGAATCTATACGGACGCCTTTCCCGATCAGCCGTTCGAGGCGACTGTCCGATACATCGCCTCCAAGGCCGAATTTACCCCCAAGGAAGTTCAAACACCGGATGAACGGGTCAAGCTCATTTATGCGGTCCGCCTCTATGTGAAAGACAATCCGGAACATCGCCTGACGCCGGGGTTGCCGGCCGACGCCATCATTCGCTGGATGGACAACGCCGCATGGGTACGACCTCGGTAA
- a CDS encoding cytochrome c, translating into MKLSIGTVSLALWTATIAAGMWFFVVGWTKPGTDGRTEIFLGADERDLVLGEMRHLLKAVHGIVTGLGGQDQPADRQQIEQAARAAGMGLAADVNPALMEKLPLAFKQIGMSIHRDMDALADAVAQKENSQQILQRLSSMTARCTTCHDMFKFSVRP; encoded by the coding sequence ATGAAATTGAGCATCGGCACTGTCTCATTGGCATTGTGGACGGCGACGATCGCCGCGGGCATGTGGTTTTTTGTCGTGGGCTGGACGAAGCCGGGAACCGACGGTCGTACCGAGATCTTCCTGGGCGCGGATGAACGGGACCTCGTGCTCGGTGAGATGCGGCACCTCCTCAAGGCCGTGCACGGAATAGTGACTGGCCTGGGAGGCCAGGATCAGCCTGCGGATCGCCAACAAATAGAACAAGCGGCTCGCGCGGCCGGTATGGGGCTGGCTGCAGACGTCAATCCGGCGCTGATGGAGAAACTGCCGCTGGCGTTCAAACAGATCGGCATGTCGATCCATCGAGACATGGATGCATTGGCGGACGCGGTTGCGCAGAAGGAAAATTCTCAACAGATACTGCAGCGCCTGTCGAGCATGACCGCCCGCTGCACGACCTGCCACGACATGTTCAAATTCAGTGTACGTCCATAG
- a CDS encoding formylglycine-generating enzyme family protein: MEQKTVARKGRTISHRIIHAAILAFAVAGLAHMTSHITWGLDTQDITVEWTEQGKQLAAERVAHWKAKDEMVLVPAGEFVMGSDKKIDRVAYRSELPQRRIYLDAFEIGKYEVTALEYLKFVLVTGRPPQLDWRYDGGNFQETMAHHPIMHVSWYDADAYCRWAGTRLPTEAEWEKAARGEDGRINPWGNQPAGLSRVNFGRTGLSGPVRDRPERLLLYPPIISVDKYENGVSPYGAFQMLGNVSEWVSDWYDKDYYAAAPDRNPKGPETGTQKAFRGGGWMDSTTTMRAAMRNGTDPNTKINWMGFRCAKDAPDASATKVSHIAP, translated from the coding sequence ATGGAACAAAAGACCGTCGCTCGAAAAGGCCGGACGATATCCCACCGAATCATCCATGCGGCGATCCTTGCGTTCGCCGTAGCCGGTCTGGCTCACATGACCTCTCACATCACATGGGGGCTGGACACGCAGGACATCACCGTGGAATGGACCGAACAGGGAAAGCAGCTGGCCGCCGAACGAGTCGCGCACTGGAAGGCCAAGGATGAGATGGTCCTGGTGCCGGCGGGCGAGTTCGTGATGGGAAGCGACAAGAAGATCGACCGGGTCGCGTACCGGTCGGAGCTTCCGCAGCGGCGCATCTATCTGGATGCTTTCGAAATCGGCAAGTACGAAGTGACGGCGCTGGAGTATCTCAAGTTCGTGCTCGTCACCGGCCGCCCGCCGCAACTGGATTGGCGCTACGACGGCGGGAATTTCCAGGAAACGATGGCCCATCATCCCATCATGCACGTCAGCTGGTACGACGCGGATGCCTACTGCCGGTGGGCCGGTACACGTCTCCCCACGGAAGCGGAATGGGAAAAGGCCGCCCGAGGCGAAGACGGCCGGATCAACCCCTGGGGCAATCAACCGGCCGGATTGAGCCGCGTGAACTTCGGCCGCACGGGTCTGTCAGGCCCGGTACGGGACCGTCCCGAGCGGCTGCTGCTCTATCCGCCGATCATTTCGGTCGATAAGTACGAGAACGGTGTCAGCCCGTACGGCGCCTTTCAGATGCTGGGGAACGTGTCGGAATGGGTGTCTGATTGGTACGACAAAGACTACTACGCTGCCGCGCCGGACCGGAATCCCAAAGGTCCGGAGACCGGAACCCAGAAGGCGTTCCGCGGCGGCGGCTGGATGGACAGTACGACTACAATGCGCGCGGCGATGCGTAATGGCACCGATCCCAATACCAAAATCAACTGGATGGGTTTCCGTTGCGCAAAGGATGCGCCGGATGCGTCGGCCACGAAGGTTTCGCACATCGCTCCGTAA
- a CDS encoding formylglycine-generating enzyme family protein, which translates to MGITPVQLIAAWLFCLAMSSHAMADHESSKEPPLWTPLDGPERLASMDTPEGMVEVPAGWFVMGSDPKLDRAAGPQEQPQHNVYVDGFEIDKYEVSNVDYLRYVLARGADWPQFWRESPFPEKAALHPVINVSWHDADAYCRWAGKRLPTEAEWEKAARGEDGRVFPWGNEPAGWLKSNIAHPGSKRGFKYPPLANVNRYDRGVSPYGVHQLAGNVSEWVADWFDPDYYRSDENRNPTGPQWGTDKVFRGGSWNEDPEVARSAGRNAGAPDRRSYLTGFRCAKGMTPESGITHDVQSEIGAISPPVRVTQHE; encoded by the coding sequence ATGGGGATTACCCCCGTTCAGCTCATAGCCGCGTGGTTGTTCTGTCTCGCCATGAGCAGCCACGCAATGGCCGATCACGAGTCCTCCAAGGAACCGCCGCTCTGGACGCCTCTGGACGGACCGGAGCGGCTGGCTTCCATGGACACGCCGGAAGGCATGGTCGAGGTACCGGCCGGCTGGTTCGTCATGGGGAGCGATCCGAAGCTCGACAGAGCGGCAGGACCGCAGGAGCAACCTCAGCACAACGTGTACGTGGACGGGTTTGAGATCGACAAGTACGAAGTCTCGAACGTGGACTACCTTCGCTATGTCCTGGCCAGGGGAGCGGATTGGCCGCAGTTCTGGCGCGAGAGTCCCTTCCCGGAAAAGGCCGCCCTTCACCCCGTGATCAATGTGAGTTGGCATGACGCCGATGCGTACTGCCGGTGGGCGGGGAAGCGGCTGCCCACGGAAGCGGAGTGGGAGAAAGCGGCAAGGGGCGAAGACGGGCGGGTGTTCCCATGGGGGAATGAGCCTGCCGGCTGGCTCAAGAGCAACATCGCGCACCCAGGCTCGAAGCGGGGATTCAAGTATCCTCCTCTCGCCAACGTCAACCGCTATGATCGCGGCGTCAGCCCCTACGGAGTCCATCAGCTGGCGGGGAACGTCAGTGAATGGGTCGCCGATTGGTTCGACCCGGACTACTACCGGAGCGACGAGAACCGCAATCCGACCGGTCCCCAATGGGGAACAGACAAGGTGTTTCGAGGAGGGTCCTGGAACGAGGATCCGGAAGTGGCTCGTTCGGCCGGCCGGAATGCCGGCGCGCCGGACCGCCGGAGCTACCTCACGGGATTCCGCTGTGCAAAAGGGATGACCCCCGAATCCGGAATCACGCATGACGTTCAATCGGAAATAGGGGCCATTTCCCCGCCTGTACGCGTAACGCAGCACGAATAG
- a CDS encoding carboxypeptidase regulatory-like domain-containing protein has translation MIKYLTVTLIAIILGTPVHAYEEITVADGGTLTGAVTLEGNVPKPKGYNLTTLPDPFYCGRISDGQGWRILQPFQVGPIGEFREVVVYLEGVDKGKPFDDRGLPQIEAKDCLFDPFTTVVRDDQTVTVVNMDPVMHDIQAYETSHLGPRVLFNVPLPMNPQHPHNYKDRSDAALYHRHMAGAPMKQLVNLSKGRRIFVMQCGFHAYMESWGLAATNPYFAKTDEQGRFTMTDVPPGTYKLVVWHPYIRSSVEQTVTIDSKATTEIRIAVPAPTGRLYANEVLDHAYVRYNVTEEAQKEIEPIVEKQDH, from the coding sequence ATGATCAAATATCTTACGGTAACACTGATCGCGATAATCCTGGGCACTCCCGTCCATGCCTACGAAGAGATCACGGTCGCGGACGGCGGCACGCTGACCGGGGCTGTGACGCTTGAAGGGAATGTCCCCAAGCCGAAAGGATACAACCTCACGACGTTGCCGGACCCGTTCTATTGCGGGCGCATTTCCGACGGACAGGGCTGGCGCATCCTGCAACCGTTTCAGGTCGGGCCAATCGGCGAGTTTCGTGAGGTGGTGGTGTATTTGGAGGGAGTCGACAAAGGCAAGCCGTTCGATGACAGGGGGTTGCCGCAAATCGAGGCGAAAGACTGCCTCTTCGACCCGTTCACGACCGTCGTGAGGGACGATCAGACGGTGACGGTCGTCAACATGGACCCGGTCATGCACGACATTCAAGCGTATGAAACCTCGCACCTGGGTCCGCGCGTCTTGTTCAACGTGCCGCTGCCGATGAATCCGCAGCACCCGCACAATTATAAGGATCGGAGCGACGCCGCGCTGTACCATCGGCACATGGCCGGCGCGCCGATGAAGCAATTGGTCAATCTCAGCAAGGGCCGCCGGATCTTCGTCATGCAATGCGGCTTTCACGCCTACATGGAGAGCTGGGGGCTCGCCGCGACGAATCCGTACTTCGCCAAGACAGACGAGCAAGGCCGGTTCACCATGACCGATGTGCCGCCCGGTACCTATAAGCTGGTCGTCTGGCATCCCTACATTCGAAGCTCGGTTGAGCAAACCGTGACCATCGACTCGAAGGCGACGACGGAAATCCGTATCGCGGTCCCGGCTCCCACGGGGCGGCTGTACGCGAACGAAGTACTGGATCATGCGTATGTCCGTTATAACGTCACCGAAGAAGCGCAGAAAGAAATTGAACCGATAGTCGAGAAGCAGGACCACTGA